DNA sequence from the Solea senegalensis isolate Sse05_10M unplaced genomic scaffold, IFAPA_SoseM_1 scf7180000015484, whole genome shotgun sequence genome:
TCACTATCCTGGTACTTTGTTTGCCTCTCACTTGTCTTCGTCCCCGTCCTCAGCTCCAGAGACTCCTCACCATGGATCCCACCAAAAGAATCACATCAGAGCAGGCACTGCAGGACCAGTACTTCCTGGAGGACCCATTACCCACCACTGAGTGAGTCTTAGACCTAAATCATActacatcctttttttaaaagcctgataATCCAGACCCTGACTCATCTCTAATGGACATGTGATCAGCAGTTAGTTTCCTGGGTTTCAGGGACAGGGCTGTGTTGGGCTGGTGTTgatctctgtctttttgtcctCAGTGTGTTTGCTGGATGTCAGATACCCTACCCAAAACGAGAGTTTCTCAACGAGGACGAGCCAGAGGACAAAACAGAGAAGGTAAACGACCAACAATCAACAATCTTTGATGAGCTCAGGCTGCAGAAGAGCAGCGGTGTTGTGGAAACCTGCTCTGTTACCGTGGTGATGGATTTGAGgattgatttttttgatttgaatCTGTGTCTGTCAGAATGGACAACCTCATCAACAGGGAAAAGAGAGTGCTGTGGAGACGTGCGGGCCTGTCACCACAGCTCACTCagcttgagtattggccgataccgatattgatctGATACAATATCAGCAAGAATCATACacactttaatgacttattttgtagtgtggaatgttagaatagtcTTGATCAAGAACAAtagtatgagaaaaactgacccatttattattaaccaatggttaCATCAATGTTAACCTTCCACATAAGAATattgttaatttcatacagtctatggttcatttcatcaggaggaaagtaccaagtgctaatgggcgtgttttcagagcacctgtgtttcacaggtaacagtgtgtcttcagagaacacaccccttgttttcactattttggattagcccaacccacacagggtgagtgactcgtcccgcaggtaaacccggagcccggggaccggccccgcagacgtacttagctcctTGTGTGGAACTtcaggaaaacatttaaaacacacaaaagtctataattaacaaacggaggctgttgaaagtcgtaGCGccggtttatgaaataatgttgttttagcggctcgcctcaggatgagctagcgtggtgctaacGGCTAACTCACACTCGCTgtgcggcttcgtagcctctgagttcagaggttaaagaaaaatgtttcacctctgaaatagcagtagcacacacacacacacacacacacacacacacacacactctgttgttgtgatcatgtgatctacatgcatccaacacgcagagcccatGTGATCACAACAGCTGCTGGATAGAAGAGCTGGAGCGGCATGGACTGTTTTTAGAGGCAGTCGCATATAATCTGATACTTGTATTCATTCATAGATTAGTAATCTATGAATGTGTATGATGTGAAGGCAGATTGCTCTGTGTAGTCCATTCATACGGCCAATCACAAAATACTATTTACTGTTGCCATAGGCTAACAGTATTTGTACTGTTGTGTTGTGACCTGCAGTCATTTCTCATGTTCCTAAACTGAAGCTTCAGTTTGTGATGTAAGTGTGTTTAAGTGAGGCAGGTGTGTTGGTATTCCTGGGCGTGGCCGTAGCTCACGTATGTCTTTACAGCGATGTAAAAAAATCCTGCAGGACTTGTGCAGAGGCAGGGACACACTCAAGGTGGATCTCTGTAAAGTGGGCTTATCACGGCTCATGGCTGAGTGGGGTGTGACAGGCATGTAGCTGCATGTTTCATAGATTCACACGTTTACCAGGATCCTGCTGCACAcaagaaaacccactcacaaaCGTCTCATTGACTCACAcatctgaaataataataataataaaaaaacaaacagcattttaaacatttccacTCCCATATTCAGAGAGCGCATGCTGCCAAGTGCCTTGCCCAAGAGTTTaactcacaaccttccagttgaaagaagACTTGCTCTACCACATGAAGAAAAGCCATTTGTTTTAGGAGCTTTGGTCTGTAGTTGAAGCTCAGAGtgatattcttcttcttcttctttacattACTCATCACAACCTGTGTGTTTCCTTGAcggtttttgtttgttggtgtcTGCAGAACCAGacccagcagcaccagcagacGGCAGGTCAGAACCAGGCCCAGAACCAGGCCCAGAAccagcagcagaccacagcCCAGCAGGCTCCGTCCCAGCAGACTTCTGCCCAAACCAACGGCACCACCGGCACCACAGGAACCACCACAGGTGGAGGTTTACAACACAGCCAGGACCAGGGACCGCCCAACAAGAAAGCCCGGATCGGGCCCTCTGGGGCTTCCTCAGGCACAGGAGTGTTACAGTCAGATTACCAGGTGAGTGGCAGGTtcagtgtgtgtcctcacaataATCTACTGTAGTGCTCCTGAGCCAGACATTACTCACACTGTTTTACATGTTATCAGTCATATTGGCAGCGGTGTAAGTGTCAGGGGGGCCCGGGCGTCGTCAGGGACCAggatgacaaaaaaagaggttCAGAAGTTTATTTCTATACGTGAAACTAGACAGGTTTTCCAGTGTGTGGCCAGTCACCTGCCTACATGGTGACAATAGCACTTCTCACGAGtggctgtgcatgtgtgtgtgtgtgtgtgtgtgtgtgttcagggcgGGGGTGGGGCCTATCACCATGAcgttatgctgctgctgcatatcACAGTGTGGCATACTTCAAATAGTTAACTAGCAGTTAGTTGTCTGTAGTGCAGTAGTGGATTCATAAACTAAAACATTgatattaaagctgcaataaTGATTCTCTTCATTATTGAGTAATCAGTTGATTATTTTCCACCAATCAATGATTAGTGGTTTGGTGCTGATTGTCAGTCACTGTGGTGTCTCTGAGCCTCTGCTCTGGCGTCACTTTTATCTGCAGTGACTGAACTCTATCAGTAATTATTCTAATGACTTTGAAGTCTGTTGAAGTAAAGCGACAcctgcttgtgttttaaatggaGGACTAAACCAAGCCCAGGTCTCCAATCTGCAAAAGACTAATGACGCTAaccagaagaggaagaagaatctGGGAAATAAagtccagctcctcctctcctAAAACAACAGTAACATGCAGGTCACTAACAAACCAGagcagtaaaaaataataataataacgtttTCCACGTTTTATATTCCAATACATTAAAGACCGGAATGctttaagtgacacaaaatcacacaaaaaaacacaagcaaccaatatcggactatgaattgcattatccgggtgtgttagtctgactaagactagcttgattttagtcagactttaGTCAgtatttacatgacattgaGAAAAGTGATTTTACATGAACATCTTTACATGTAAACGTTTTACTTCCTTATTATGCACCAGTGTGTAACACAATAAGTGGCCGCAGGAGCAGTGGACAGCACATCACGGGTaagccttgctcaggggcacatAAATGTTGAATTCTCTCAAACAATGTGTAGCCTATTCACTATACTGCTTTGGATGGGTATAAACAGACAGGACGTGACTACTGCTGCTATATTTAGTCCAAAATAAACCGTTACAGATTAAATATTCTGTCACGTAGACTCCTCGTCTTCTCTGGGCCGATGGTGTCTCAGTGGCAGTACTTTGGACACTCTTTAGACTTTGAATAAACCAATGAATTTAAGGATGTTTCAGCACAACCAGCTAAAGACAACGAGTGGCAGACAGAATAGCATCTTGCCACTCTAAAAAGTAACAATGAGtatattttaaagccaataaaTGCATGTTGTTACCTATAATTCTTCTATTCTCTGTGAATCGTAAAGTAATAATAACCCTAACGTATAGAAACACTGTCCAATGGGAACCATGAAGAGACTGCAAGGTTGTAAGATGTTGGCTGAGAAGGCGTACATGGAACGCAGCAACCAAGTGGCTGGAATAGTGTGTGAACATCTGCTCCGAGTATGGACTGGAGGTCCCAGGATCAAGATGGAAGACGCCTGCAAAGGTGGTTGAGAACGACGGGGCTAAGATCCTATGGGACTTCCAGatccagacagacaaactggTGGTGGCTAATCAACCTGAGATAGTGGTTGTTGATAAGCAGCAGAAGAGGACAGCAGTGATAGATGTGTCAAACCCAAGTGACGGCCACATCAAGAAGAAGGAACACGACAAGCTTGAGAAATACCAAGGGCTGAGAGTGTTCCAGTGGTGAACACCGGGAGAAACTGACTCCAGGACAGATTCCAGGAACAACATTTGAGATCTCTGTCCAGAAAAGCTGAGGAACAGCTAACATACTGTGCAGAACATATTATAAACagagaatgtacagtatgtatgtatgtatgta
Encoded proteins:
- the LOC122762298 gene encoding cyclin-dependent kinase 19-like, which codes for MGEGLERGRVKIADMGFARLFNSPLKPLADLDPVVVTFWYRAPELLLGARHYTKAIDIWAIGCIFAELLTSEPIFHCRQEDIKTSNPFHHDQLDRIFSVMGFPADKDWEDIRKMPEYPTLQKDFRRTTYANSSLIKYMEKHKVKPDSKVFLLLQRLLTMDPTKRITSEQALQDQYFLEDPLPTTDVFAGCQIPYPKREFLNEDEPEDKTEKNQTQQHQQTAGQNQAQNQAQNQQQTTAQQAPSQQTSAQTNGTTGTTGTTTGGGLQHSQDQGPPNKKARIGPSGASSGTGVLQSDYQVSGRFSVCPHNNLL